One Gordonia sp. SID5947 genomic region harbors:
- a CDS encoding nitroreductase/quinone reductase family protein: MADSDDWNTQIIKEFRENNGKVGGPFEGAPMVLLHHTGRKSGKQSVTPLMYMPADGDSMYIFASKAGAPTHPAWYYNLTDSGSARVELGDDEYDVAVTEVTGEERDRIYGEQASRYPGFAEYETKTAGIRTIPVLALRRA; encoded by the coding sequence ATGGCTGACTCGGACGACTGGAACACGCAGATCATCAAGGAGTTCCGCGAGAACAACGGGAAGGTCGGCGGACCTTTCGAGGGAGCCCCGATGGTGTTGCTGCACCACACGGGCCGTAAATCCGGAAAGCAGAGCGTGACCCCGCTGATGTACATGCCGGCCGACGGCGACTCGATGTACATCTTCGCGTCGAAGGCCGGGGCGCCCACTCACCCGGCCTGGTACTACAACCTCACCGACTCGGGCAGCGCTCGCGTCGAGCTCGGCGACGACGAGTACGACGTGGCGGTCACCGAGGTGACCGGTGAGGAGCGTGATCGCATCTACGGTGAGCAGGCCAGTCGATATCCGGGATTCGCCGAATACGAGACGAAGACCGCCGGCATCCGCACCATTCCCGTGCTCGCGCTGCGGCGGGCGTGA